The sequence TGGTGGCGATGTGCTCAGGTCCGGTCCAGCCATGGCTGCGCCCGAAAACGATCGCGGCCCAGCCGAAGGAGATGAACGAGAGGTTCCAGAAAATCGAAACCGCCGAGGCGAGGGCGAAGCGCCCGCGGAGATTCAAGAGGCCGCCCAGCCCGGCGGTGAGGCTCACCAAGGCGAGATAGGGAAACATGATGCGTCCCAGACGCACCGCCAGCGCCATCTCCGGGGGCGGCGGCATCGAACCCGAAAGCACGCGGCCCAGCATGGCGAGTTTTTCCCCGAAGGACACGTCGGTGGCCATGCGCCCGACCACCATCAGGCCGGCGATGAGGCTCATGGCCAGCATCACCACCAGCACCAGCGCCGACAGCAAGGTCAGCAGCGTGCCCAGGAATCGCGCGGCGGTGGCGCGGGCGGCGGGTTCGCCATCCTTGGCCTCCAGTTCCGTCAGCGTAGGCAGGAAGGCCGCGGTCATGGTGCCCTCGGCGGTGAAGCGGCGCAGCAGGTTCGGCAGGCGGAAGGCCACGGAGTAGGCGTCCGCGGCCGCGCCGGCGCCGAGGTAGTGGGACAGGAAGTAGGTCTGCGCGAGGCCGGTCAGGCGGCTCAGCAGCGTCATGGCGGAAACGACGGCCGCCGAGCGCATGAGGCTCGGCGGGGGCGTCTGCTGGGCGGATCCGCTCACGGCCGCATCAGGCGCAGAGGACCGTCTGGAACGCGAGGTCCAGCCGATCGATAGGGTGCGGGCGGCCAAGGCCAAGGAAAGGGAGCATCAGGATGTCCGGGGTCGCTCCAGCTTAGCTTGGCTTTCGCATTTCGTTTTCGCTTCCCAATGGGATTGGGGGATCACAATAATTCCAGGTCCCACTTCCCCGGTGCTCCATGCTGCTCAAGAAACCGCTCCTGAACGTCTTCCTGGTGGTGGCGGAGGAGAAGAGCTTCACCCGCGCGGCGGAAAAGCTGGGCCGGACGCAGCCGGCCATCACGCAGGCCATCCAGCGCCTGGAAACCGAACTGGGGGAGACGCTCATCGACCGCAGCGGGCGGGAACTGGCCCTGACCGACGCCGGACGGGTGGTGTTCGAGGTGGCGCGGCGCCAGGAAAATCTCCAGCGCGAACTGCTCACGCAGCTCGGGGAGCTGCGGAACAAGGCCGCCGGCCGCCTGGTCATCGGCGCCAACGAAAGCATGATCTTGTACCTGCTGCCGCACCTGATCCGCTACCGCCAGGCCTACCCCAAAGTGAAACTGGTCGTGCAGCGCAGCCGGTCCAGCGAAGTGCCGGACCTGCTGCTGGCGGGGGACGTGGATTTCGGCGTGGTGAGCTACCTCGCGGGGGATGAGCGGCTGGATTCCCAGGTGCTCTACGTGGACCACCTTTCCTTCGTGGTGGCGCCCGGCCATCGGTTGGCCAGGCACAAGCTGCTGACGATCAAGGATCTGGAAACGGAGACCTTCGTGGCGCACAACGTGGCCTCGCCCTACCGGGATGCCGTGATGAAGGCCTTCCAGCAGCAGCGGACGCACCTGAACATGGATATCGAGATGCCCACGGTGGAAAGCATCCGGCGCATGGTGCAGTCGGGCCTGGGCGTCGCCTTCCTGCCGAGGGTCTGCGTGGATCAGGATCTGAGGACCGGCATCCTCAAAGAGATCCCGGTTCGGGAATTGCAACTGGAACGGAAGATCTACCTGCTGAGCGTGGGTAAGCGGCCCCTGAGCCATGCGGCGGGAGCTTTCCAGGAACTAATGAAGAAGGAGCTGGCCGGGTAGCCACAGGCGCTGGGATCAGCCCCGAAGATTATTTCTTTCGCTAAGCCGCTGCGACCCATCAACTTGATCAATGCGGAGTGAAGGGCGCCGGTTATTTAGGCTGGATCCCTAAACGCATCCGGATGTCCGCGGGTCAGTAGGGCATCCCACAAGGAGGATCAAATGCGAAGCAGGCTACTCACCCTGGCCCCTCTGACTCTGGCTGGACTTCTGGCCTGTGGAGGGGCCGGCGACAATCCGCCCGCCGCGCCACCGGCGAACCCGAAAATGGATGTCGAAACGGCTGCGGCCCTGGCCGTTCCCTTCGAGACCATCGAAGCCAACCAGGCTGGGGAGATGGATGAGTCCGGACCCACCGCCGCCGGGGAAGCCATGAGCATGGTGCAGCCCGGACATCCGGACTGCGTGTCGGTGAGCAATGTCACGGCGTCCTCGGTGACTTGGACCTTCAACAGCTGCACCGGTCCGCACGGATGGACCTGGAACGGAGTGGTTGTGATCTCCTGGACGCGGAATAACGATGGCACTGTGCTGGTGAAGCACGATCACCAGAATTTCGTCGGCACCAAGGATGGCAAGTCCTGGACCATCAACGGCATCAAGGACCGCTTGCGCAACCCTGCCGCCCGGAAGGTCACCCTCACCGCCGAACCGGGCTTCACCAAGGCCTTCAATGACGGCACCACGACCACCGTGTACACCTACACCTGCGCCATGACCGCTGATTGGTCCGAACAGGGCAAGCGCAAGCTGTATGGAACCTGGGCGATGACACCGGCCACCGGCGACGCGGTCAGCGCGACCATCGACCAGGCCACCGCGCTGGTATGGGACAGGGCGGCCGGCTGCTGCTATCCCGTCTCCGGCACCTTGAACCTGGCCAAGGGCACGAAGAAAGCCACCATCGTGCACAGCCTGCCCTGCGGCACCGTGACCATCAATGACACGACGCGGCTCCTTCCGCCCTGCTCCATGTGAATCCGCGTGGCCTGGAACCTGCCCCGGCATTTGCCGGGGCATTTTTTTGGAATCCGGGAGTAGGATAGGGGCGTTTCGGAGGTCCCCATGGCTACGCTCACCTTCAATGGAAGCCCGATCCACACCACGGGAGAGCTGCCCGTCATCGGGCGTCCCTGCCCGCCCTTCACCCTCACCCGCGCTGATCTCAGCGAGATCTCCCTCGTGGATCTGGAGGGCCAGCGGGTGATCCTGAACATCTTCCCGAGCCTCGATACCACCATCTGCGCCAAGGGCGTGCGCACCTTCGACGCGCGCGCCTCGGAAGTTCCGAACATGGCGGTGCTCTGCGTGTCCCAGGATCTGCCCTTTGCCCAGGCGCGGTTCTGCAAGGCCGAGGAAATAACGGATGTGGTGCCGGCCTCCACCTTCCGCCATCCGGAATTCGGCACTGATTTCGGCGTGATGATGGTGGATGGCCCCCTGCGCGGCCTCCTCGCCCGCGCCCTGGTCGTGCTGGATGAAAACGGCACCGTGGTCCACACCGAACTGGTGCCGGAGCTGGCCTGCGAAGCGGACTATGACGGGGCCCTGGACATCATCCACAACCACCACCGCCCCTGCCTGGATGACGCGCTGCTGACGAGCGAATAAGGAAGCGCCTGGGCTGGACTGGCCTTCCGGCCACAACCCCGGAGGCTCTCTGGCCGTGGTAGAAAGAGGGCATGAGCTTTCCAATCCGGTCCTCCTTGTCTGGCCTGTTCGCCCTGGCGGTGGTTGTGGTCGCAGGAGGCTGCGGCGGCGGTGAGCCTGGTCTTCATCCAGCCTCCCAACCTCCGGTGCTGGTTGACTTCACACCGGCCAGTCCGCGCCTGGGGAAGCAAGCCCTGGTTGACGACCTCCGGGTGCTGTCTGCGCCGGACATGGAGGGCCGGAAGCTGGGCAGCGCGGGCAATGCCAAGGCCCGGGCGATGATTGTGGGGCGCTTCCAGCAACTCGGGCTGTCCAGCTACGGCGGCGGCTTTGAGCAACCTGCAACCTGGCGCAACACCCCGTGCACAAACGTGGTCGGCTACTGGCCGGGCGCCACGAATCCTGGCCGCGCCATCCTATTCACGGCGCACTACGATCATATTGGCATTCGAAATGGGGAGATCAACACCGGAGCGGATGATAATGCCTCGGGCAGCGCCGCCCTGTTGCAGTTGGCGGCCTGGCTGAAGGATCATCCCCCGGCGCATACCGTGGTCTTCTGCCTATTCGACGGGGAGGAGGCAGGGCTCTACGGCTCCCAGGCTTTCGTGGCCGCGCCCCCTGCGGCCCTGCCGCTCGCCGCCATCGATGTCGTGCTGAATCTGGACATGATCGCCCAGGGCACCAAGGGCCGGATCTTCGTGGGGGGAACCAGCTACACCACCGCCCTGAAGCCGCACCTGGCGGCTGCCTTCAGCGCCTCCGCGGTCAGGCTCGTCCCGGATTTCGAGACCTATGACAACGCTTCAGATCAATTCCCCTTCATGCAACGGGGCATCCCTTTCCTGTTCTTCTGCGTGGGCGATGATGATCCCTACTACCATACGCCGCGGGACACGTTTGAAAGCATTCCCCAAGTTTTCTACTGGGCTGCCGTGGAAGCCATCCTGGACACTTTTCTGCGCTTGGATGGCCTGCCCAATATCCCTTTGATCCTGCCCCGTCCGCCGGTCCGCGAACCGGGCGCCGAGCAACGGGCCCTGGATCCTCACCCTTGGCGCCACCGGAGGATTCAAGGGGAGGAGTAAATCGGGCCGAGTATTCAGCAGCAACCCAGGCGCCGGGGCAATCCATCCAGGGTCTCAAGTATTTCTGCTGCATCGGAGCCCGGCAGGAAGCCGGACACGAGGAAATCCGTCATCTCCGCAGATGCATCTGAAAGCACAACCGTAAGCGGAAAGAAGCGTCTTTCCTTCAACAGAGCGCTCAGGGTCGCAGCCAATTCCGATGGCGGCGCGCTGCCACGCAACGCCGTCCGGAGGGCGACGGGAGCCTCGATCCGGCGATGCAGTTCCGGAAACAACAGCAGGGGGGCGGTGCTGCCGTTCATGCGGAAATTGAGGTCGAAGAACTTGAAGGACCCGTCCGCCTGGAAACCCGCGTCCAGGCCCGCGGCGCCCCGGTATCCGAGGGCAGCCGCCCGCCGGCAGATGGCCGCGCCCGCAGCCACGGCCAGCGGGTCGGGCTGGTCCTCGGCACGGAACCAGTTCCCCAGGTAATGTCCCTCCGCCGACAGGAATTGTTCAGGCGCCCCCAGGAACATCGGTTCCCCGGAGGCACCGATGAGGTAGTTGAAACAGCGGGTGGACCGGAAGGACAGGAACTCCTCCAGGACCGCCCCTTCCGCGCCGTCCAGCAGGGCGGCCAAGCGCGCGGCATCTCCCGAATGCGGCGGCAGCAGGAGGTCGTGCCCGCCTCCGGTGGCTTCGAGGGTGGCGACCTTCACCGCGCTATGGAGGCAGGCCTCCGGTTGCGCCATCGCTTCCGATGCCCCCATGAGGCGCCGCGCCGGGCGCTGGTCCATGGGCACCAGCCGCTCCAGGTTGCCCTTGTGGTTCAGGAAGGCGCGGAGCGATGGCTCGACCAGGTGGATTGCTGCGGGGGCGATGTCTTCCGGGAGCGGGAAGCTGGCCACCAGTCTGGCGCCACCGGCGGCTTGATCCCGGATGAGCGCGCCCAGTTCCTCCGTCGAGCGGAACACGAGAAGCTGATCCGGCAGCCGCCAACCGGCCTCCGAGAGCAGGTCCAGGGCCAAGGGGGAGGCGGCGAGGTGGCCGCAGAGCATGGCGAGGCTCCCTGCGACGCAAAGGGACCCGGCGCTGAACGCCTGGGCGGTCAACTCGTCCTTCACGAGCCAGCGGCGGCCGCCGGGGTGTGGATAGCCGCACAGGAGGGCTTTGGGACCCAGGGCCTGGCGCAAGGCTCCATCCTGGTCCGTCAAGGCTGGACACTCCCATCGAGGAAGCCGTGCAAGGCCCTCGCCAGGGCTTCCAGGACCGGCCGGGACCGCTCGGTGACCTTGCTTTGGGTGGGTGTCTTGTTCACGTCATAGACCACCGCGCGCCCATCCACGACGCCGAAATCGATCTTCCCGAAATCAAGGCCCATGGCCTCCCTTGCTTCGCGGACTTCCACCGGCACCTCGTGCAGAAGGTCGTGCCGGTAGGCGTTGCCGGCCTTGGCGATGGGGTGGATCGACAGGCTGCGCCAGACGACCCCGGCCTCGCCCAGGAAGAGCCAGGAGCGCAGGCTGAAGTGTCCTTCCGGCGTGCGTTCCGGCATGAAGCGCTCGATGATCAAGGCCGGGTTGTCCCAGGCCTCCGGCGGAACCTGGGCCGGCTCCGGAAAGATCGGATACTCCTCCGGCGGCATGAACCGGAGCTGGCCCCAGCCATCGGTGGGCCAGGTTTCCAGCCCCAGCTTGCGGGCCTCGGGAAGGCCGCCATAGTTCAGGTTTGTCTTCAGGATCACGGGCCCCTGGTAGCCATCCCCGGGGCGGACCCTCAGCCGCGAGAATCCGCGCTTGCCGATGTCGATGGCCCGGCGGTTCAGGACGCAAGGGTGATCCTGTACGAGATCCAGGAGAGCCGCTGGCACCTGGGTGAGGTCCACGTGAAGGATGGCCGCGTCGCAAACCAGGGGGCGGGTCCAGTCGGTCACGACCTCCACCCGGTGCCCGGCGGATCTCCAATAGGCAGACAGGTGCCCGAGGACATAGGCCTGATCCTCGAAGCCATCCTCAGGCTGGGTCAGGATCGCAATGGCGCGGGATCCGGTCGGCATCCCGCCAGGATCGCACATCTCCCGCCAAGCGGGTCTGGAGGACCCTCCAGGCCGTTGTATTGGAGCCGCTTGCGGGATCGAACCGGCGCACCTTTATTACAAAGCGCCTGATCATCCAATCGCACCGGTTGGTGACGGTACGCCGCAGAACTTACCCGATCCTCCTGGAATAATCTCACGATGCCCTCCGCTAAAAATATCCCCGAGTCCCTGGACATCCTCTACCGAAC comes from Holophagaceae bacterium and encodes:
- a CDS encoding M20/M25/M40 family metallo-hydrolase codes for the protein MSFPIRSSLSGLFALAVVVVAGGCGGGEPGLHPASQPPVLVDFTPASPRLGKQALVDDLRVLSAPDMEGRKLGSAGNAKARAMIVGRFQQLGLSSYGGGFEQPATWRNTPCTNVVGYWPGATNPGRAILFTAHYDHIGIRNGEINTGADDNASGSAALLQLAAWLKDHPPAHTVVFCLFDGEEAGLYGSQAFVAAPPAALPLAAIDVVLNLDMIAQGTKGRIFVGGTSYTTALKPHLAAAFSASAVRLVPDFETYDNASDQFPFMQRGIPFLFFCVGDDDPYYHTPRDTFESIPQVFYWAAVEAILDTFLRLDGLPNIPLILPRPPVREPGAEQRALDPHPWRHRRIQGEE
- a CDS encoding LysR family transcriptional regulator — encoded protein: MLLKKPLLNVFLVVAEEKSFTRAAEKLGRTQPAITQAIQRLETELGETLIDRSGRELALTDAGRVVFEVARRQENLQRELLTQLGELRNKAAGRLVIGANESMILYLLPHLIRYRQAYPKVKLVVQRSRSSEVPDLLLAGDVDFGVVSYLAGDERLDSQVLYVDHLSFVVAPGHRLARHKLLTIKDLETETFVAHNVASPYRDAVMKAFQQQRTHLNMDIEMPTVESIRRMVQSGLGVAFLPRVCVDQDLRTGILKEIPVRELQLERKIYLLSVGKRPLSHAAGAFQELMKKELAG
- the tpx gene encoding thiol peroxidase, yielding MATLTFNGSPIHTTGELPVIGRPCPPFTLTRADLSEISLVDLEGQRVILNIFPSLDTTICAKGVRTFDARASEVPNMAVLCVSQDLPFAQARFCKAEEITDVVPASTFRHPEFGTDFGVMMVDGPLRGLLARALVVLDENGTVVHTELVPELACEADYDGALDIIHNHHRPCLDDALLTSE